AGGAACCCATAATAAATTTTTATTTTCGGAGTGGTAATAAACGTATTTATCGCTAAGGGTTTTGTGCGGATCTATAAACTGTAAAAACCAGTCTTTATCAGAAACATCCTGTTTTGAAAAGCCGAATGAACGAATAGCCTTTTTATTGATCAGTTGAACTTTTTGGTCATTATCAATTAACAGTAGAAGAACCGGAGCTGGATCTAGATATTTTTTAATGATTTTCTTTTCCCATTGCAACTTATTGTATGAATATTTTAATAGTTCCGTCGTCTTCTGATGCTTGGTTTGCTCTTCAAAGGCAATATGATAAAACTTCTTTCCATTGTGATCCGTATAGTGCTTAGTTCCGGAAATATAAATGGGGAAGTTGCCTTTTTTGGGATGTGTAACCAATAATGAAAAAGGTGCGGTAAAACCTTGCTGTATGTTCTCTATTAATTTAAGGGATGCCTCATCCTTTAAAAGTATTGCTAAAAGTGAATTGCCTATTAGATTGTCTTTTTCTAAACATAAAATAGTACAAGCGGTATTGTTAATATTCTTAATAATAAATTCAGTATTTAATATCAGCAACCCAATAGGCGCAAAGTCAAATAAATCCTTGTAATGGTTTGAAGATTGTTTAACAACAGAGTGCTTTTGAAGTTTGTCTATTCGTGGGGCAAAAACAGTTTTTTGTGTAAGCTTAGCTGTCTTTTTCCGAAGCTTGGAACAAGGCAAAGAGGGGCTTTTTGAAATTCTTTTTTCCTCAGGGGTTTTCATTTTTTTTGAAACTTCCTCAGTGCCCATCTTGATGTTTTTAAGTAAATGGAAAAATTGTATATACAATGGATTTAGATTCCTAAAGGTACACATTATTTTGAAGCCTATACGATTGGCAATCAAAAAAGTAATTGAATTTTAAATTAAGAATATTTGTATAAATTCCGACAAACGGATTACTTTAAGTTATCGTAAAACTTACAAGACTTTCTTAAAAGAATTTTACTTTCTCTTTCAATAAAGTAGTTCAATTTTCCAGTTTTGGTGCTTAAAGCGAAAACCTATATTCTTAAGAAAATCATTTCTATACTATTTTACCTATCTAATAGCGGGTTGAAATTGGCATAAAAAAGTAACGGGATATGATTTTATTGTATGTCCGTCATTTAAAAGTTGTAAAATTCAGTTTAAAATTACTACAGATGATTCAGGTCATTTCACAACCTCCCATTATTTAGTTATTTTATGATAATAGTTTTTTTAAAAATTTAGTTCAAATAACTAACCAATTTGTTGTTAACACTCTTAAAGGCTTTTTTGTGGGGTTCAATTATAGTTTTTAAGAGTGTTTTTTTTAAACAAAAACATATTAAGGTATTAAAATCCTTTCAACTTAATGCTATTATTAGCGTGTTCAAATAATGAAGCCATGTTACTATATGAAATCCAAATGAATTACAATAAAGAAATATGGGAAGAAAAAATGCATCGAGATGTATTTAAAGTAAAATCAACCTTACTTTATATTAATGAGGATATTCCATTGGTCATGAATCTTGTTACTTATTCTCAATATAATCGGATTATTCCCAATTTATTTGAAAGATTGTTGGGTTATAAAAATGAACTTTTAAGTATAGCAGGAGAAGTGAAAACCTTTGCGGAAGAGATAGATTTATTTGAAAACAGAATAAATTTATTTGCCATACACGAAGCTCCGAATACGCTTAAAGTTTTAGAAGAGGCTTATAATATTTTATTAACGCAAATAGAAAAACTGAAAACAGATTATGACAAAATAAAAGATGAAATTTTAACTTTTACGGATAGTTTAAAAAATGAAAAATTTAAGTGAACTGATTTAGGTCATTTCGTGTAAGTTCTATGCGTATTACCTTTAATATTATTAACAATTAAATATATACACCATGGCACTTATTAAATTTAACAACAGAAGTTTTCCTTGGTTTAACAATGAACTTTCCTCTTGGATAGATTCAGATTTGTTTGATGAAGAATTATTTTCCAATGGAAATGGAAAAAAAATTCCTGCGATGAATATAAAGGAAAACAAGAACGATTTTGAGGTGGAATTATCTGTTCCCGGATTTCAAAAAAAGGAAATTGAAATAGCTCTTGAAAATGATCAACTTATTGTAAGCGCTGAAAAGTCAGCAAAGGACATTCAAGAAAATGAAAACGGCTATACCCGTAAAGAATTCAGCTATAATGCATTCGAAAGAAGGATGAAACTTCCTGAAAGTGTGGATGCAAAAAAGGATGTTAAGGCAAACTACGACAATGGAATTCTTAAATTGAAACTTCACAAAAAAGAAGCGGCCAAGATTCCACCCAAAAAAATGATCCAAATTGCCTAAGACGAAGAGAATTGAATTATTTGAGGAGATATTTTCAATTTTTCAAATGGGCTAATCCAGAACGCGCGTTCTGGATTAGTATTTTAATACCCTACTACCTTATCTTTTTATTTTTTATCAGATAACCCAGGGGAATGAATCTAAATAAAATAGCAATCACTCTTATTTTATTTGTTTGGCATCTTTACTTATTTCACGTGTATGGCGCGTATTAAATTTGACGATAAAAAATTTTTACGATATAAGCAACAACTTATGTCGGGGCTAGACTTTGCTAGCTTTTTCGGAAAGCTTCCTTCTATGCGAAAGAAAATCAATTTTAAACGAAGTAATAATAAATAAGTCTTTTTAAACCATAGAAGGGTTTGAATTTTTGAATAAAATCTTTTCAAGCTCGTTGATAAAGGGTAATTGTCCTTCTAAGATTTTTGTTTTTGCCGCGGCAAAGTTGAACCAAGCTACCTTATCAATTTCGGGATAAGTGTATAATTTTCCATTTTTGGGAGGCCATTCCAACGAAAATTTATTGCTTTGCAAGTTATTGGGGTCAAAATCTTTTTCAAGCGCCAAGGCATGCACTACCTTACCACCTTTTTGCTTTACAGGCGTTAATTGTATGAAATCTCCTTGAGGTCTAATTCCCAACTCTTCCTTAGTCTCTCTTAAAGCAGCAGTAATTATATTTTCTCCATTTTTAATTTCCCCCTTGGGAATAGTCCACGCCCCCACATCCTTTTTAGCCCAAAATGGTCCGCCGGGATGGCAAAGTAAGACTTTCCATTCCTTATTCTTTAGGGCATATAACAGCAGGCCTGCACTCTCTTTGGGCATAGTTTATTTTATTTTATTCCCAATATATAATCATAAAACATCACACCCTAAGTACAAATCATAATCCCTCTGTTTACTCGGGGAGAAAGCTGATGTCACTATTTGGATTATTGCTTTTTGAGTAGTTCCAACTTTTTTTCAAGTGCTGCTATTATCTCATGACTTTTATCGGTTAAATTGGAAATTGTTGAATTTAGGCTTCTTTCAAATTCCATCTTTTTTGTATGTGCTGTGGCGGCAATCTCATCTTTCACATGTTTTATTTTTTCGCTCAGTTCACGTGCGGTTTCTGCGGATGTATGCTTGATTTTATGTCGCGTTTTTGAGCCTTTTTGAGGGGCGTATAAAATTCCTAATACACTGCCAATCAAAGCTCCCGATAAAAAGGCAAGGGCTATATTTTTTTTAGAAGTTTCCATAAATACAATTGTTTAAGTAATTGGGTTTATACTTTAAAGTTATAGCAATCATATTCTTTTGGAAATGATATACATCAGCTCCTAAAACATATAATTCATTTTTTTTCAACCTATTCCGAATAACACAGATGCCACAAGAATTTACAGGCCAATGGGTGGATTTCGTAAAGATTGGAATTATTTATGATGATTGTTATTGTTTCATTTTCGTGTTTTTATGTTCCCTTAAAACCGAGTTTCTGTAGTTTTGAAACAGCTTCATTATAACCAATTTCAAAAATGGTATCCATATTCCTCCAATCAAATATACCGAAACGGGAAATTGTAGGCGGGGCTATTAGCACATCACATTTTGAAAGTTTGGAAACACTCTGATTGTCGAGACTTATTTGATACGCTCTATTTGCCACTTGATATGAAGATTGGAGGGATTCCACGGTAATATCCTCCAATCGATTTACATAAGATCCAATAAGGGTGTCGCATACCGTTTCAATAGAACCCACTGGAAAATTATTAAGCACTCCACCATCTATATAAAGGGCCCCATTGATGGTTACAGGGGTAAAGATTCCAGGAAAAGCCGAAGATGCAAGAATGGAGGGAATAAGGTTTCCAGATTTAAAAACCATCTCCTTGCCAGTTACAAGGTTGGTGGCGGTAATGTAAAGATGTTTCTGAAGTGTAAGGAAATCATCTTGCTCAAAATAGGGTAGGAAGTCATCATAAAATTTAGAAGAATCTATAAATCCGGGCTTACGGCGTGCATACCTTTTAATATGGAATATAGAAACTCTTTTAAAAAAGGACAATATTTCCTGCCAGGAAGTCCCATTTGCGTATAAAGCTCCTACAATAGCGCCCGCACTGGCACCTGCAATATGAGTTATAGTAATATTCTCTTCTTCAAGAGCCTTGAGCACTCCCACGTGTGCCACCCCTCTGGTGCCACCACCCGATAATACCAAACCAACTTTCATTTGATTACGTTGTGTACCAATAAATTATATTTTCAGTTTCTTTCAAGTCTTTCATTGCTTGACTTATCGAGATTACAAAACTTTTATATTCTAAATA
The Aequorivita iocasae genome window above contains:
- a CDS encoding YtxH domain-containing protein — protein: METSKKNIALAFLSGALIGSVLGILYAPQKGSKTRHKIKHTSAETARELSEKIKHVKDEIAATAHTKKMEFERSLNSTISNLTDKSHEIIAALEKKLELLKKQ
- a CDS encoding patatin-like phospholipase family protein → MKVGLVLSGGGTRGVAHVGVLKALEEENITITHIAGASAGAIVGALYANGTSWQEILSFFKRVSIFHIKRYARRKPGFIDSSKFYDDFLPYFEQDDFLTLQKHLYITATNLVTGKEMVFKSGNLIPSILASSAFPGIFTPVTINGALYIDGGVLNNFPVGSIETVCDTLIGSYVNRLEDITVESLQSSYQVANRAYQISLDNQSVSKLSKCDVLIAPPTISRFGIFDWRNMDTIFEIGYNEAVSKLQKLGFKGT
- a CDS encoding Hsp20/alpha crystallin family protein, with the protein product MALIKFNNRSFPWFNNELSSWIDSDLFDEELFSNGNGKKIPAMNIKENKNDFEVELSVPGFQKKEIEIALENDQLIVSAEKSAKDIQENENGYTRKEFSYNAFERRMKLPESVDAKKDVKANYDNGILKLKLHKKEAAKIPPKKMIQIA
- a CDS encoding NUDIX domain-containing protein; the protein is MPKESAGLLLYALKNKEWKVLLCHPGGPFWAKKDVGAWTIPKGEIKNGENIITAALRETKEELGIRPQGDFIQLTPVKQKGGKVVHALALEKDFDPNNLQSNKFSLEWPPKNGKLYTYPEIDKVAWFNFAAAKTKILEGQLPFINELEKILFKNSNPSMV